In Panthera uncia isolate 11264 chromosome B4, Puncia_PCG_1.0, whole genome shotgun sequence, one genomic interval encodes:
- the PLXNB2 gene encoding plexin-B2 produces the protein MSLQLWALALLGLVGTSAGLRPRKLDFFRSETELNHLVVDEASGVVYVGAVNALYQLSARLQLEQQAATGPALDNKKCTPPIEASQCHEAVLTDNVNQLLLLDPPGKRLIECGSLFKGICALRALSNISVRLFYEDGSGEKSFVASNDESVATVGLVSATSPGGERVLFVGKGNGPHDNGIIVSTRLLDRTEGREAFEAYTDHATYKAGYLSTNTQQFVAAFEDGLYVFFVFNQQDKHPPRNRTLLARMCKQDPFYYSYLETDLRCLDPADPQAPAFGTCLAASVGVPSADRVLYAVFSRDGRSGGGPRAGLCLFPLDEVHAKMEASRNACYTGTREAGRDTFYKPFHGEIQCGGHGLGASESFPCGSEHLPYPLGSRDGLTATAVLQRGGLNLTAVMVTAENGHTVAFLGTSDGRVLKVYLAPDGSSSEYGSILVEISKRIQRDLVLSADLASLYALTQDKVFRLPVQECLSYTTCTQCHSSQDPYCGWCVVEGRCTRRAECPRAEEHGHWLWSRDESCVAITGAQPQNMSRRAQGEVQLSVSPLPALSEDDELLCLFGDSPPHPARVEGDAIICNSPSSIPGTPPGQDHVAVNIQLLFRRGSIFLTSHLYPFYDCREAMSLAENLPCISCSSNRWTCQWDLRYHECREASPNPEAGIVPAHMEDSCPQFLNPSPLVIPMNHETDVTFQGKNLDTVKGSSLYVGSDLLKFEEPVSTQEPGTFFFRTPKLSHDANETLPLHLYIKSYGKNVDSKLQVTLYNCSFGRSDCSLCLAADPVYKCVWCGGQSRCVYEALCSNATSECPPPVITRIHPETGPLGGGIRITILGSNLGVRADDVKRITVAEQNCVFEPERYSVSTRIVCTIDAAKMPITAGVVVDVNGKLGHSPPHVLFTYQQPQPLSVEPKQGPQAGGTTLTINGTHLDTGSEEDVRVTLNDVPCKVTQFGAQLQCVTGPQAALGELPLEIYYGGSRVPSPGVVFTYRENPVLRAFEPLRSFVSGGRSINVTGQGFSLIQRFAMVVIAEPLQSWRRRREAGPLQPTTVVGTEYMFHNDSKVVFLSPAVPEEPEAYNLTALIQMDGHRALLRTEAGAFEYVADPTFENFTGGVKKQVNKLIHARGTNLNKAMTLHEAEAFVGAERCIMKTLTETDLYCEPPEVQPPPKRRQKRDTTHNLPEFIVKFGSREWVLGRVEYDTRVSDVPLNLILPLVIVPMVAVIVVSVYCYWRKSQQAEREYEKIKSQLEGLEESVRDRCKKEFTDLMIEMEDQTNDVHEAGIPVLDYKTYTDRVFFLPSKDGDKDVMITGRLDIPESRRPVVEQALYQFSNLLNSKSFLVTFIHTLESQREFSARAKVYFASLLTVALHGKLEYYTDIMRTLFLELMEQYVVAKNPKLMLRR, from the exons ATGTCTCTGCAGCTCTGGGCCCTGGCCCTCCTGGGCCTCGTGGGCACAAGTGCGGGCCTGCGGCCCCGAAAGCTGGACTTCTTCCGAAGCGAGACGGAGCTGAACCACCTGGTTGTGGATGAGGCCTCGGGCGTGGTGTACGTGGGGGCGGTGAACGCGCTCTACCAGCTGAGTGCCAGACTCCAGCTGGAGCAGCAGGCGGCCACGGGCCCGGCCCTGGACAACAAGAAGTGTACGCCCCCCATCGAGGCGAGCCAGTGCCACGAGGCCGTGCTGACCGACAACGTCAACCAGCTGCTGCTGCTCGACCCTCCCGGGAAGCGTCTCATCGAGTGCGGCAGCCTCTTCAAGGGCATCTGCGCCCTGCGTGCTCTGAGCAACATCTCTGTGCGTCTCTTCTATGAGGACGGTAGCGGCGAGAAGTCCTTCGTGGCCAGCAACGACGAGAGTGTGGCCACGGTGGGGCTGGTGAGTGCCACGAGCCCCGGTGGCGAGAGGGTTCTGTTCGTGGGCAAGGGCAACGGGCCCCATGACAACGGCATCATCGTGAGCACCCGCCTGCTGGACCGGACCGAGGGCAGGGAGGCCTTCGAGGCCTACACGGACCACGCCACCTACAAGGCCGGCTACCTGTCCACCAACACGCAGCAGTTCGTGGCCGCCTTCGAGGACGGCCTCTACGTTTTCTTCGTCTTCAACCAGCAGGACAAGCACCCGCCCCGCAACCGCACGCTGCTGGCGCGAATGTGCAAGCAAGACCCCTTCTACTACTCCTACCTGGAGACAGACCTGCGGTGCCTTGACCCCGCCGACCCCCAGGCCCCGGCCTTCGGCACCTGCTTGGCGGCCTCCGTGGGTGTGCCGAGCGCCGACAGAGTGCTGTACGCGGTCTTCAGCAGGGACGGCCGGAGCGGCGGGGGACCCCGTGCGGGCCTCTGCCTGTTCCCCCTGGACGAGGTGCACGCCAAGATGGAGGCCAGCCGCAACGCCTGCTACACGGGCACCCGGGAGGCGGGCCGTGACACCTTCTACAAGCCCTTCCACGGCGAGATCCAGTGTGGAGGCCACGGGCTG GGCGCCAGTGAGAGCTTCCCGTGTGGCTCTGAGCACCTGCCTTACCCGCTGGGCAGCAGAGACGGACTCACAGCCACAGCCGTGCTGCAGCGTGGAGGCCTGAACCTGACAGCCGTGATGGTGACCGCGGAGAATGGCCACACTGTTGCCTTCCTGGGCACCTCAGATGGCCGGGTCCTCAag GTGTACCTTGCCCCGGATGGCAGCTCCTCGGAGTACGGCTCCATCCTCGTGGAGATCAGTAAGAGGATCCAGCGGGACCTGGTGCTGTCTGCAGACCTGGCCAGTCTTTACGCTCTGACCCAGGACAAG GTGTTCCGGCTTCCCGTGCAGGAGTGTCTGAGCTACACGACCTGCACACAGTGCCACAGCTCCCAGGACCCCTACTGCGGCTGGTGTGTCGTCGAGGGACG ATGCACCAGGAGGGCCGAGTGCCCACGGGCTGAGGAGCACGGCCACTGGCTGTGGAGCCGTGACGAGTCCTGCGTAGCCATCACTGGGGCCCAGCCACAGAACATGAGCCGCCGGGCCCAGGGCGAG GTGCAGCTGTCTGTCAGCCCCCTCCCGGCCCTGAGTGAGGACGACGAACTGCTGTGTCTCTTTGGTGACTCACCACCACACCCGGCCCGTGTGGAAGGCGACGCCATCATATGCAACTCCCCGAGTAGCATTCCTGGCACGCCGCCTGGCCAAG ACCACGTGGCCGTAAACATCCAACTGCTCTTCAGACGCGGCAGCATCTTCCTCACCTCTCACCTGTATCCCTTCTATGACTGCCGGGAGGCCATGAGCCTGGCCGAGAACCTGCC GTGTATCTCCTGCTCAAGCAACCGTTGGACCTGCCAGTGGGATCTGCGCTACCACGAGTGTCGGGAGGCCTCCCCCAACCCCGAGGCCGGCATCGTCCCCGCCCACATG GAGGACAGCTGCCCCCAGTTCCTGAACCCCAGCCCGCTGGTCAtccccatgaaccacgagacggACGTGACCTTCCAGGGCAAGAACCTGGACACAGTGAAG GGTTCCTCTCTGTACGTGGGTAGTGACCTGCTCAAGTTTGAGGAGCCGGTGAGCACACAGGAACCAGGAACCTTCTTCTTTCGGACACCAAAG CTGTCCCATGACGCCAACGAGACGCTGCCCTTGCACCTGTACATCAAGTCCTACGGCAAGAACGTGGATAGCAAACTCCAGG TCACTCTCTACAACTGTTCCTTTGGCCGGAGCGACTGCAGCCTGTGCCTGGCCGCCGACCCCGTGTACAAGTGTGTGTGGTGTGGCGGGCAGAGCAGGTGCGTGTACGAGGCTCTGTGCAGCAACGCCACCTCCGAGTGCCCGCCGCCCGTCATCACCAGG ATCCATCCTGAAACGGGCCCACTGGGCGGGGGCATTCGCATCACTATCCTTGGGTCCAATTTGGGGGTCAGAGCGGATGACGTCAAGAGGATCACCGTGGCCGAGCAGAACTGCGTCTTTGAGCCAGAGCGCTACTCTGTGTCCACCCG GATCGTGTGCACTATCGACGCTGCAAAGATGCCCATCACGGCCGGTGTCGTCGTGGATGTCAATGGGAAGCTTGGTCATTCGCCGCCCCACGTCCTGTTCACCTACCAG CAGCCCCAGCCCCTCAGTGTGGAACCAAAGCAGGGGCCACAGGCAGGCGGCACCACGCTGACCATCAATGGCACCCACCTAGACACAGGCTCTGAGGAAGACGTGCGGGTGACCCTCAATGACGTCCCTTGTAAAGT GACACAGTTTGGGGCCCAGCTGCAGTGCGTCACTGGCCCGCAGGCAGCTCTGGGGGAGCTGCCCCTAGAGATTTACTACGGGGGCTCCCGTGTGCCCAGCCCTGGTGTTGTCTTCACCTACCGCGAGAATCCAGTGCTACGTGCCTTTGAACCGCTGCGAAGCTTCGTCAG CGGTGGCCGTAGCATCAACGTCACGGGGCAAGGCTTCAGCCTGATCCAGAGATTCGCCATGGTGGTCATCGCTGAGCCCTTGCAGTCCTGGCGGCGGAGGCGGGAGGCCGGCCCTCTGCAGCCCACGACG GTTGTGGGCACGGAGTACATGTTCCACAATGACTCCAAAGTGGTCTTCCTGTCGCCGGCGGTCCCCGAGGAGCCCGAGGCCTACAATCTCACGGCGCTCATCCAGATGGACGGGCACCGCGCCTTGCTCAGGACCGAGGCCGGTGCCTTTGAGTACGTGGCTGACCCCACCTTTGAGAACTTCACGGGGGGCGTCAAGAAGCAGGTCAACAAGCTCATCCATGCCCGG gGCACTAATCTGAACAAGGCGATGACGCTTCACGAGGCCGAGGCCTTCGTGGGCGCTGAGCGCTGCATCATGAAGACGCTGACCGAGACGGACCTGTACTGCGAGCCCCCCGAGGTGCAGCCCCCGCCCAAGCGGCGGCAGAAGCGAGACACGACACACAACCTGCCTGAGTTCATC GTGAAGTTTGGCTCCCGAGAGTGGGTGTTGGGCCGTGTGGAGTATGACACGAGGGTGAGTGATGTGCCACTCAACCTCATCCTGCCGCTGGTCATCGTGCCCATGGTGGCCGTCATCGTCGTGTCCGTCTACTGCTACTG GAGGAAGAGCCAACAGGCAGAGCGCGAGTACGAGAAGATCAAGTCCCAGCTGGAGGGCCTGGAGGAGAGCGTGCGGGACCGTTGTAAGAAGGAGTTCACAG acctgATGATCGAGATGGAGGACCAGACCAACGACGTGCATGAGGCGGGCATCCCCGTGCTGGACTACAAGACCTACACCGACCGCGTCTTCTTCCTGCCCTCCAAGGACGGCGACAAGGACGTGATGATCACGGGCAGGCTGGACATCCCCGAGTCACGGCGCCCAGTGGTGGAGCAGGCCCTCTACCAGTTCTCCAACCTGCTAAACAGCAAGTCCTTCCTGGTCACT TTCATCCACACCCTGGAGAGCCAGCGGGAGTTCTCAGCCCGCGCCAAGGTCTATTTCGCGTCCCTGCTGACGGTGGCGCTGCACGGGAAGCTGGAGTACTACACGGACATCATGCGCACGCTGTTCCTGGAGCTCATGGAGCAGTACGTGGTGGCCAAGAACCCCAAGCTGATGCTGCGCAG